In Deltaproteobacteria bacterium, one DNA window encodes the following:
- a CDS encoding universal stress protein: LHETRFMDMETGLPERYQSEAILKRQRDVHESLISKGLGIISDSYLDRFEKRCREEDVPCFRKSREGKNFTELIKEAEQGDYDLIVMGGLGIGAAAHSLIGSVAERVARKTRKDILIIKTQIKSPLNPPFARGGHGGILVAIDGSPYSYWGLMAAIGLKKVFNADIEAVSAFDPYFHQVAFRNIADALSEDAAKVFRFKEQEKLHDEIIDKGMAKLYQGYLDTAEKIAKARGAEIKTTLLAGKAYNEILNHIQHTKPALLMLGHFGVHQVEESDIGSNTENILRLAPCSVFIAGKGYEPDDVVGTDASGDRIEFCPQWTEEALKRLERVPSFAKGMAKKAIEDYAREEVKGKRSFVGQPIRVAYAGLNLCPAMLQILYERRDLMKGFFKALLITAVILIPSGILYAYDEMDVKDGGQIIGHVKFVGNPPKFAPIKVNKNEDFCGNEKPSEVLVVGKDGGVKFAVGYLEKVEKGKAIERVKQTDLDQKKCVFTPHVTTIVKGTDLATTNSDTVLHNANMEVKELGEGDEKQGIQMFNFGQPKQNQVYVKKVRKLGQVKVTCDSHTHMRGYVLAFDHPYHAVSDETGSFVIDNIPPGKYTLKVWHESWKLTGHDSDGRPLYAQPILLTKEVDVPAKGIVHVNFELK; this comes from the coding sequence CTCCATGAGACAAGATTCATGGACATGGAGACAGGCTTGCCTGAAAGGTATCAGTCAGAGGCAATACTCAAAAGACAAAGGGATGTCCACGAAAGCCTAATATCAAAAGGACTAGGCATCATATCAGACTCATATCTTGACAGATTTGAAAAGAGGTGCAGGGAAGAAGATGTTCCATGTTTCCGCAAAAGCAGAGAAGGGAAAAACTTTACAGAACTCATAAAAGAGGCAGAACAAGGAGACTACGATTTAATAGTCATGGGCGGGCTAGGCATAGGAGCAGCAGCACATAGTTTAATAGGCAGTGTAGCAGAGAGAGTAGCAAGAAAAACGAGAAAAGACATACTTATAATAAAAACTCAAATTAAATCCCCCCTTAATCCCCCCTTTGCAAGGGGGGGGCATGGGGGGATTTTGGTTGCCATAGACGGCAGTCCATACTCCTACTGGGGGCTCATGGCAGCAATAGGATTAAAAAAAGTATTTAACGCTGACATAGAAGCAGTATCCGCCTTTGACCCATATTTTCATCAGGTGGCATTCAGGAATATAGCAGATGCCCTGTCAGAAGATGCCGCAAAGGTATTCAGATTCAAAGAGCAGGAAAAATTACATGACGAAATCATAGACAAAGGCATGGCAAAACTATATCAGGGCTATCTCGACACAGCAGAAAAAATCGCAAAGGCAAGGGGAGCAGAAATCAAGACAACCCTATTGGCAGGCAAGGCATACAACGAAATCCTAAATCACATACAACATACAAAACCTGCTCTTCTCATGCTTGGTCATTTTGGAGTCCATCAGGTAGAAGAAAGCGATATAGGCAGCAATACAGAAAACATTTTAAGGCTAGCGCCGTGCAGTGTGTTTATTGCTGGCAAAGGATATGAGCCTGATGATGTAGTGGGGACAGATGCTTCTGGGGACAGAATTGAATTCTGTCCCCAATGGACAGAAGAGGCATTAAAGAGACTGGAAAGAGTTCCTTCCTTTGCAAAAGGCATGGCAAAAAAGGCGATAGAAGACTATGCAAGGGAGGAGGTGAAAGGCAAAAGATCTTTTGTAGGGCAACCCATTAGGGTTGCTTATGCAGGGCTAAATCTTTGCCCTGCGATGTTACAGATTTTATATGAAAGGAGGGATTTGATGAAAGGTTTTTTTAAGGCACTGTTAATCACAGCAGTTATCCTGATACCATCTGGGATTTTATACGCATACGATGAGATGGATGTAAAGGACGGCGGGCAGATAATTGGTCATGTGAAGTTTGTTGGCAATCCTCCAAAGTTTGCTCCTATCAAGGTAAACAAGAATGAGGATTTCTGCGGGAATGAGAAACCATCCGAGGTTTTGGTTGTTGGTAAAGACGGCGGGGTAAAGTTTGCAGTGGGCTATCTTGAAAAGGTAGAAAAGGGGAAGGCTATTGAAAGGGTAAAGCAGACTGATTTAGACCAGAAAAAATGTGTATTTACACCCCATGTAACCACCATAGTCAAGGGGACTGATTTGGCAACAACAAATTCTGACACAGTTCTTCACAATGCCAATATGGAAGTAAAGGAATTGGGTGAGGGGGATGAAAAACAAGGTATCCAGATGTTCAATTTTGGTCAGCCAAAGCAGAATCAGGTGTATGTGAAAAAGGTAAGGAAACTGGGGCAGGTAAAGGTAACCTGCGATTCGCATACGCACATGAGAGGATATGTGCTGGCATTTGACCATCCATATCATGCTGTATCAGATGAAACAGGCTCATTTGTTATTGATAACATCCCGCCCGGCAAATACACCTTAAAGGTTTGGCATGAATCATGGAAACTTACAGGACATGATAGTGATGGAAGACCACTCTATGCCCAGCCGATTCTTCTTACAAAAGAGGTGGATGTGCCTGCAAAGGGGATTGTTCATGTAAATTTTGAGTTAAAGTAA